One window from the genome of Dermacentor silvarum isolate Dsil-2018 chromosome 7, BIME_Dsil_1.4, whole genome shotgun sequence encodes:
- the LOC119459072 gene encoding neprilysin-1-like: protein MPGMNVPGSSTVANYIGWRIVQTMGIHSMDRFRRSRFRFDRYRYLVQDIIELPRECVRLTMQLMYFAVGRLYFDRHISKPAERYRKVYDLAEEVRDAFAVLIDLNTWMDTETKDRARQKLHHLQLNIGFPPWIRSDRDLDEYYKDLTPLHLNVNHSQIKLQLR from the exons ATGCCGGGCATGAATGTTCCCGGCAG TTCTACGGTGGCCAACTACATCGGCTGGCGCATCGTGCAGACGATGGGCATTCACAGCATGGATCGGTTTCGGCGGTCGCGCTTTCGGTTCGACCGCTACCGCTACctggtgcaggatatcatcgagCTGCCACGCGAGTGCGTGCGCCTCACCATGCAGCTCATGTACTTCGCCGTGGGCAGGCTCTACTTCGACCGGCACATCAGCAAGCCGGCCGAGCGGTACCGCAAG GTGTATGACCTGGCGGAAGAAGTGCGAGACGCGTTCGCAGTCCTGATAGACCTGAACACCTGGATGGACACCGAGACCAAGGACAGGGCCCGGCAGAAG CTCCACCACCTGCAGCTTAACATCGGCTTCCCTCCGTGGATTCGGAGCGATCGCGACTTGGACGAGTACTACAAGGAC CTAACACCCTTACACTTGAATGTAAACCACAGCCAGATCAAACTACAGCTGCGATGA